In Chitinophaga sp. HK235, a single window of DNA contains:
- a CDS encoding RNA polymerase sigma factor has translation MSDTAMHNKERVFTGLYHASRDRLYQYLHQYTKDTHLLQDLLQQSYLKVWEKMDDMYDVENALPLLKTIARNLLVDVVRKRMKEDMTWLETVKGEAEQLLSTPAESSRNPMQALDAAIAQLPVNCRQVYLLHREEGLSYREISSRLSISVSMVEKHMSKAIRLLKHDLLTNYELLLIVVAVNRIL, from the coding sequence ATGTCGGATACAGCTATGCATAATAAGGAACGGGTGTTTACCGGACTATATCACGCCTCCCGCGACAGGCTGTATCAATATCTGCATCAGTATACAAAAGACACCCACCTGTTACAGGACCTGCTTCAACAATCTTATCTGAAAGTATGGGAGAAGATGGATGATATGTATGATGTGGAGAATGCGCTTCCGCTGTTGAAAACAATCGCCCGAAACCTGCTGGTGGATGTGGTTCGCAAGCGGATGAAAGAAGATATGACCTGGCTGGAAACGGTAAAAGGAGAGGCAGAGCAACTGCTGTCCACTCCTGCGGAAAGCAGCCGTAATCCTATGCAGGCACTGGATGCAGCGATAGCACAGCTGCCGGTCAACTGCCGCCAGGTATACCTGCTTCACCGCGAAGAAGGACTATCTTATCGTGAAATATCTTCTCGTTTATCCATCTCCGTTAGTATGGTAGAAAAACATATGAGTAAAGCGATCCGTTTGCTTAAACATGATCTGCTCACTAATTATGAACTGTTGCTGATCGTAGTGGCGGTTAACAGAATACTATAA
- a CDS encoding YXWGXW repeat-containing protein: MKKIALILSTLLGFAMAAPQAFAQVSVGISVGIAPPAIPVYSQPPCPGDGFMWVPGYWAYSNHYYWVPGVWIRAPYAGALWTPGYWALTGGLYCWHPGYWGPHIGYYGGINYGFGYFGVGFTGGMWRGSVFHYNTAVTSVNRTFVHNTYVNREVIRNSTVINNRSSFTRNNVVNNNNFNRNNVVNNNNFNRNNFNRNTTFNNNRTNNFTRNNVANNNNNFNNRANASRGMWNGNHQAGMTRQPMAMSRQSQGNFMRQPQMQRGGFQHGGGGMGHGWGGGGGMGHGRHR, from the coding sequence ATGAAAAAGATTGCCCTGATTCTTAGTACCCTGCTGGGGTTTGCCATGGCTGCACCACAGGCATTTGCGCAAGTAAGCGTAGGTATTTCTGTTGGTATTGCACCACCGGCTATACCGGTTTATTCACAGCCTCCCTGTCCGGGTGATGGTTTCATGTGGGTACCCGGTTATTGGGCCTATAGTAATCACTATTATTGGGTACCAGGTGTATGGATAAGGGCTCCTTATGCGGGAGCACTCTGGACACCAGGTTACTGGGCATTAACAGGAGGACTTTATTGCTGGCACCCCGGCTATTGGGGTCCTCATATCGGATACTATGGCGGTATTAACTATGGATTCGGTTATTTCGGCGTAGGTTTTACAGGCGGTATGTGGCGAGGCAGCGTCTTCCATTACAATACTGCAGTGACCAGTGTCAACAGGACATTTGTTCATAATACCTATGTCAACAGGGAAGTCATTCGTAATTCAACAGTGATCAACAATCGTAGCAGTTTTACCCGAAACAATGTGGTCAACAATAATAACTTCAATCGTAACAACGTAGTCAACAATAACAATTTCAACCGAAACAATTTTAACCGTAATACAACCTTTAATAACAACCGCACCAATAATTTCACCCGTAATAACGTGGCCAACAATAACAATAACTTTAACAACCGGGCCAACGCTTCACGCGGTATGTGGAATGGTAATCACCAGGCCGGTATGACCAGACAGCCGATGGCGATGAGCAGGCAGTCACAGGGCAACTTTATGAGGCAACCGCAAATGCAGCGGGGTGGTTTCCAACACGGCGGTGGCGGAATGGGCCATGGCTGGGGTGGTGGTGGCGGTATGGGCCACGGAAGACATAGATAA